TGTAAAACGCATGGGAGAAAAATTTGGTAAGGGGCTAGTTGGAAAAGTTTTGACAGGTTCAAAAGATCAAAAAATCGATCAGTGGCATTTTAATCGTCTACCTACCTATGGATTGATGAAAGATCGAACGCAAAAAGAAGTCAATCAACTAATAGATTATTTGACAGCTGAAAGATATTTAAACCCATCAGATGGTCAATATCCATTATTGTCGGTTTCGCCAACAGGGGTTCAAGTTCTTTTAGGCCAGCAAACAGTATTTAGAAAAGAAGATCAGCGTGTTCGGAAAGTTGTAGTCAATGACGGCCTCTTCGAAACATTAAGAGAATTACGGATGGACTTAGCACAAGAAGCAGGTGTACCGCCATATCTGATTTTCTCAGATAGTACCTTGAAAGAGATGTGTGAAAAACTCCCTAAAAATTCAATTCAATTATTGCAGGTAAAAGGTGTAGGACAAAATAAATTAGACAAATATGGCGAGAAATTCTTGGCAGCAATTGAACTATTTAAACAATCAGAAGAAAAAGATGCTAGTAACTAGCGGGCGCTTAGCATTGATTAACAAAAAAGTTAGAGGAAGACTCTAACTTTTTTGTATTAACCTTTATTTAGGATAAACAGCCAATCGTTCATCTTTTAACGGAATGATTTGGATTGGTTCGGCGTAAAAATCTGTGAATGTTTCTTCATTGAATAGTTCGGCTTGTGTTCCTTTTGCAAAAATGTTTCCGGCTTTGAGCAACATCAAGTGATTAAAACAAGGCAGAATTTCTTCTGTATGGTGAGTAACATACAGAAGCGTCGGATGATTCTTTTGCTCAGCGATCTGCTGGATTTGAGACAAGAGTTTTTCTCTAGCAAATAAATCCAAGCCATTGCACGGTTCATCTAAAATCAATAACTCCGGTTCAGTCATCAAAGCTCTGGAGATCAAGACTAACTGTCGTTCACCTTGAGAAAGAACAGTGTATTTTTTCCCGATAAGCGATTCACCGCCTGCATTGCTCAAAATAGTTTTTGCCTGCTCAAGTTCTTCAGGGGTATAGTGTTGATAAATCCCGATGCTAGCGAATTTCCCAGATAGAACAATTTTTTCAGCAGTTTCTCCATCTTTCATACGATACTGTAGAGCTGTGCTGACCCAGCCAATTCGGCGTTGTAACTCAGGTATCGAGGCGTGACCAAATACTTGGGTTAAAACTTCTAGCCGTCCTTTAGAAGGCCAGAGATACCCGCAAATCAATTGTAAAAGCAGTGTTTTACCAGCGCCATTCAATCCGAGGATTGCCCAGTTTTCCGATGCTTGAACTGTCCAATTCACGTTATTTAACAGTATCTTTTTATCCCGAATAAAAGATACATTTTTAAACTCAAATGCTTTCATACTAACTCCTCCTTTGTTTTATTTTACCATTAAAGAAGGAGGATAGAACAGCGGTATATGAAAAAAGTTGAAAGAAGAAAACACTGTCAAGAAAATTTCATTGACAAAGCTTTCAAACCCTTGTATAATTGCTTTTGTTGCGTTATGAGGTGATGAATATGAAATGGTCTTTACTAGAACTAAACAAATACAAAGACAAGCCATGTGAATTTTCAGAGACACTAGATTTAAAAGCGTCCCTGATGAAAAGAGATAGTCTAATTCTTGATGTTAGTCCTGTTAAAGCAACCGGGATCTTGGCAGTAGGAAAAGAAGAGTATTTGCTTCATTAT
The Enterococcus silesiacus DNA segment above includes these coding regions:
- a CDS encoding molybdenum ABC transporter ATP-binding protein, with the protein product MKAFEFKNVSFIRDKKILLNNVNWTVQASENWAILGLNGAGKTLLLQLICGYLWPSKGRLEVLTQVFGHASIPELQRRIGWVSTALQYRMKDGETAEKIVLSGKFASIGIYQHYTPEELEQAKTILSNAGGESLIGKKYTVLSQGERQLVLISRALMTEPELLILDEPCNGLDLFAREKLLSQIQQIAEQKNHPTLLYVTHHTEEILPCFNHLMLLKAGNIFAKGTQAELFNEETFTDFYAEPIQIIPLKDERLAVYPK